TGGGCGCGTAAGGATAATGCTTCGCTTGTAGCTGGGCGGTATGTAGAGGTGGCAGTTGAAGAGAGGCGCTTCCGGCATAGCCTGCCTGATGAGCGGATCAGAGAGTTGATTGATAATGGAACTATTATGATAGATGTTGAAGGTGTAGTAGTAGGTCAGGTGAACGGTCTTAGCCTGTATAGCCTAGGTGATGTGACCTTCGGAAAACCATCGCGTATAACCTGCAAGACGTTTCTGGGACGCGGGGGCGTTATCAACATTGAAAGGGAATCCCAGCTCAGTGGCAGGATTCACGATAAGGGTGTTCTGATCCTCAGCGGCTATATGGGTTGGAGGTATGCTCAGGACAATCCTCTTTCGCTGTCTGCCAGCGTGTGTTTTGAACAGTCTTATGAAGGTGTGGAAGGGGACAGTGCTGCTTCCGCAGAGCTCTATGCTCTGCTCTCCAGCTTATCGGATGTGCCCATAAGGCAAAATATTGCGGTCACTGGCTCAGTGAACCAAAAAGGTGAAATACAACCTATCGGCGGGGTGAACCAGAAAATTGAAAGCTTTTTCCAGGTTTGCAAAGCTAAAGGTCTTAGTGGGGATCAAGGTGTAATCACACCACAGCAGAATTTGAGAAATCTTATGTTACAGCAGGAAGTGGTAGATGCAGTAAAACAGGGCAAATTCCACGTATATGCGGTGAGCACCGTTGATGAAGGTATAGAGATTCTTACCGGTGTGGAGGTAGGGGCGAAAAGTGAGGTTGGCACATATCAAGATAGTAGCATTAATTACAAAGTAGACAAGAAATTGAAAGAAATGGCAGCGAAGCTAAGGCGGTTTTCCGTTCCACCAGCCTAGGAAAAGGAGACTGCTAAGGCACAAACACTTTGCTACCCAATCCGGTTAAATATAGCCTGACTTACCATTATTTATGTTCTTCTCCCGAACAGAGTTGTTTTTTTCTCTGTCATCCCTTGGTGAACTGTTTCGCGCAATGTTATACTAGCAACTAGTGTGATAAAGTCATCAATTGACGAACTAGCTCAGAAGCTCATTTCATGGATCAGAGAGACAGTCTTGGCAGCTGGGGGTAAAGGGGTGGTCTTGGGAATGAGCGGTGGGATCGACTCCTCTGTAGCTGCAGTATTATCTAAGCGTGCCTTTCCTGAGGCAATTCTAGGAGTCATTATGCCCTGTCATAGCAGTAACATCGATAGAGAGCATGCAGAGCTTGTTGCTGCCAGGTTTAATATACCTACTAAAGTTGTTGTTCTCGATGAGGTATTTGACATTTTGATTAAGGCTTTGCCGGGTGATGGCTATGATGCGGCGACAGGGAAACTGGCGGGAAATAATATCAAACCCAGGCTGCGGATGGTTGCCCTCTATTATTTTGCCAACCGTCTTAATTATCTAGTAGTGGGCGCCAGCAATAGAAGTGAATTGTCGGTTGGCTATTTTACCAAGCATGGAGATGGTGGCTCAGACCTTATGCCTTTGGGAAACTTGGTCAAAAGCCAGGTGCGGGATTTGGCCAGGTATTTGGATATCCCTAGAGAGATTATTGATAAGCCACCTTCGGCAGGTTTGTGGGAGGGGCAGACAGATGAGGGAGAGTTGGGGCTAACCTATAACGAGCTTGACCGTTACTTGACTACAGGTGAAGCTGAGAAAAGAATTAAAGAGAAGATTGATTTCATGATAAGCAAGAGCGCACATAAAAGCTGCCCTCCGCCTATTTCGCCACTATAAATTATAATCCATTGACTATGGGTTGTGTTGGC
The Chloroflexota bacterium genome window above contains:
- the nadE gene encoding NAD(+) synthase; amino-acid sequence: MDELAQKLISWIRETVLAAGGKGVVLGMSGGIDSSVAAVLSKRAFPEAILGVIMPCHSSNIDREHAELVAARFNIPTKVVVLDEVFDILIKALPGDGYDAATGKLAGNNIKPRLRMVALYYFANRLNYLVVGASNRSELSVGYFTKHGDGGSDLMPLGNLVKSQVRDLARYLDIPREIIDKPPSAGLWEGQTDEGELGLTYNELDRYLTTGEAEKRIKEKIDFMISKSAHKSCPPPISPL